One Helianthus annuus cultivar XRQ/B chromosome 12, HanXRQr2.0-SUNRISE, whole genome shotgun sequence genomic region harbors:
- the LOC110893548 gene encoding cell surface glycoprotein 1-like yields MSSSESGLSDTEDPMAIVSDDEIVPDPEIFTSDTESDDDDDFQPFALPDFGDDVPHADGLPDEDPFLVPIPDQDHLMLGHPDDEHVVVPILAPLPLAAFPLEDLPFDELSDDDVDLFIDGPPDVAQGDGVPTDGVIVVPLVEIPIVEISSDHSGPDSFEFVSSTTLHALGLQRYPTDSDSDTALSVAPAIPHDVDHDIEFGHEIDFVPDDQPMDAPADLEPIPADPELAPADPEPMLAPEPIPSPDPLPDHDPVPVGIPVVAPLVPDPIPAPADHVVFADQIDPSYAFISNGWIEDDDGMPPFVEPVTPPLAPTHAPVDVAPFHPFVSDVHRTDLPITFLQDIPPPRPGEGSSSQQHSHVPHTSAAFPFMPQFALTAHFASAPSGEPLIWFPPNTMPVSDPYHPSHYTGYTRDDLLLSLQL; encoded by the coding sequence ATGTCCTCATCTGAGAGTGGACTGTCAGATACTGAAGACCCCATGGCCATTGTTTCAGACGATGAGATTGTCCCAGACCCTGAGATTTTTACCTCTGACACTGAGAGTGACGATGACGATGATTTCCAGCCTTTTGCATTACCCGATTTTGGTGACGATGTACCACATGCTGATGGTTTACCCGACGAGGATCCCTTTCTTGTTCCTATTCCTGACCAGGACCATCTCATGCTCGGACATCCCGATGATGAGCATGTCGTGGTTCCGATCCTCGCCCCTTTGCCTCTTGCGGCTTTTCCTCTCGAGGATTTGCCTTTTGATGAGTTGTCAGATGATGATGTCGATCTTTTCATCGACGGCCCCCCTGATGTTGCTCAGGGAGATGGAGTTCCAACTGATGGTGTTATTGTTGTTCCACTTGTTGAGATTCCTATCGTTGAGATTTCATCTGATCATTCTGGTCCGGATTCTTTCGAGTTTGTGTCATCTACCACCTTGCACGCACTGGGACTGCAGCGTTACCCCACTGATTCGGATTCTGACACGGCCCTGTCTGTTGCACCTGCTATTCCACATGACGTTGATCATGACATTGAGTTTGGACATGAGattgactttgttcccgacgatCAGCCTATGGATGCACCCGCTGATCTCGAGCCGATACCCGCTGATCCTGAGCTGGCACCGGCCGACCCTGAGCCTATGCTAGCACCCGAGCCTATACCTTCTCCTGATCCTTTGCCTGATCATGACCCTGTACCTGTTGGCATACCTGTTGTTGCACCACTTGTACCCGATCCGATCCCTGCACCCGCTGACCATGTTGTTTTTGctgatcagatagatcccagtTATGCGTTCATCAGCAATGGGTGGATAGAGGATGATGACGGCATGCCCCCTTTTGTTGAGCCTGTTACTCCCCCACTTGCACCTACACATGCACCTGTTGATGTTGCCCCGTTTCACCCGTTTGTGTCTGATGTGCACCGGACTGACTTGCCGATCACATTCTTACAGGATATCCCTccaccccgtccaggggaaggctCGTCCAGTCAGCAGCATAGCCATGTTCCACACACGTCAGCAGCTTTTCCCTTCATGCCCCAGTTTGCACTGACTGCTCATTTTGCTTCTGCACCGTCAGGCGAGCCACTCATATGGTTTCCACCAAACACTATGCCAGTTTCTGATCCATACCATCCTTCACACTACACTGGTTACACGAGGGATGATTTACTCCTGTCTTTGCAGCTTTAG